One genomic region from Nocardia vinacea encodes:
- a CDS encoding heavy metal translocating P-type ATPase, translating to MQFDDRRDAGHRLAGRDRGDSTSNTPARRVFREAVLVAVIGVLGAAGLVARPFSAAVADMLWLAATVVALVPAAVWVFQDLRRGRYGADLLALVALGGAAAVGEYFAGALIALMVGTGRVLEAYASRRAGRDLSALLGRAPVQAHQRRAGGIETVAATEISPGDVVVVLPGETVPVDGVLTMAGVFDESALTGESVPVVRRASTEVRSGVVNAGAAVDIRACATVEESTYAGIVTLARQAAATAAPTARLADRVAVWFLPLALVIAGLAWILTRDPVRAVAVVVTATPCPLLLAVPVAITAGMSRAARVGVVVKDGAALETLGHARCLAMDKTGTVTVGRPAVIDIVTAPGADADRVLRQAAAVERFSPHVLANAVTAAATARGLEPVAAQDVSEQPGLGATGTVDGHRVRVGRLTSRTEPAPWAQAAQRRARLDLAVLVWVCVDDVPMAALLVRDRIRADAARTMRRLRSAGLRRLLLLTGDRVDNAAEVAHLLGLTEVVADADPADKIAAIRAERGDGVTVMVGDGVNDAPALAAADVGVALGSRGSTAAVQAADAVIVDDRIDRLADAVEVAQRTHRLAVQSAVAGMMLSLAAMIAAAFGLLVPAAGALVQEGIDVVVILNALRALQIHRGRRTAEIDPLVARFTREHDRLQTARASVRQAADALSRGPGPSADAAVRHAFDLLVEHILPHEHAEESQLYPALADYLRDPEAMVTMSREHIEIERLVDRIRRHLDDSPRGIRADQIDDLRATLYGLDAVLTLHFAQEDEALFTLARNPADNPATSPA from the coding sequence ATGCAATTCGACGATCGCCGCGACGCCGGACACCGACTGGCGGGGCGAGATCGAGGAGACTCCACGTCGAATACACCGGCGCGGAGGGTATTTCGGGAGGCGGTCCTCGTCGCCGTGATCGGCGTGTTGGGAGCGGCCGGGCTGGTCGCGCGACCGTTCAGTGCGGCGGTCGCCGATATGCTGTGGCTCGCGGCCACAGTGGTCGCGCTCGTGCCCGCAGCAGTGTGGGTCTTCCAGGATCTTCGACGCGGACGCTACGGTGCCGATCTGCTCGCGCTGGTGGCGCTGGGGGGTGCCGCCGCGGTCGGCGAGTATTTCGCGGGCGCGCTGATCGCGTTGATGGTGGGCACCGGCCGGGTATTGGAGGCGTATGCGAGCCGCCGGGCCGGGCGCGACCTATCCGCGTTATTGGGGCGGGCGCCGGTGCAGGCGCATCAGCGGCGTGCCGGCGGTATCGAAACCGTTGCGGCTACCGAGATTTCTCCGGGCGATGTCGTGGTCGTACTGCCCGGTGAGACGGTGCCCGTCGACGGAGTGCTCACCATGGCGGGGGTTTTCGACGAATCGGCACTGACCGGGGAGTCGGTCCCGGTGGTGCGCCGCGCGAGCACCGAGGTACGCAGCGGTGTGGTGAATGCCGGTGCGGCCGTGGATATTCGGGCCTGCGCGACCGTGGAGGAGAGTACCTATGCCGGAATCGTCACGCTGGCGCGGCAGGCCGCCGCCACCGCGGCGCCGACGGCGCGGCTCGCCGATCGAGTCGCGGTCTGGTTCCTGCCGCTCGCGCTCGTGATCGCTGGTCTCGCCTGGATACTCACGCGGGATCCGGTGCGGGCTGTTGCTGTGGTGGTCACCGCTACGCCCTGTCCGCTACTGCTGGCGGTGCCGGTCGCGATCACGGCCGGAATGTCGCGGGCTGCGCGAGTGGGTGTGGTGGTGAAGGACGGCGCAGCGCTCGAAACTCTTGGGCACGCACGGTGTCTGGCGATGGACAAGACCGGTACCGTCACCGTCGGCCGGCCAGCGGTGATCGACATCGTCACCGCGCCCGGTGCCGACGCCGACCGGGTGCTGCGACAGGCCGCCGCGGTCGAACGGTTCTCACCGCATGTGCTCGCCAACGCCGTCACGGCGGCGGCCACGGCTCGCGGGCTGGAGCCCGTTGCCGCGCAGGATGTTTCGGAACAACCCGGCCTGGGTGCGACGGGGACCGTGGACGGTCATCGGGTTCGGGTCGGGCGGCTGACGTCGCGGACCGAACCCGCGCCTTGGGCACAAGCCGCCCAGCGGCGGGCCCGGCTGGATCTGGCAGTCCTCGTGTGGGTGTGTGTCGATGATGTGCCTATGGCGGCATTGCTGGTGCGTGACCGCATCCGCGCCGACGCCGCACGCACTATGCGCCGCCTGCGATCCGCGGGCCTGCGGCGGCTGCTCCTGCTCACCGGCGACCGGGTCGACAACGCCGCCGAGGTGGCACATTTACTGGGGCTCACCGAAGTCGTCGCCGACGCCGACCCCGCCGACAAGATCGCGGCCATCCGTGCGGAACGCGGCGACGGCGTGACCGTTATGGTCGGTGATGGCGTGAACGACGCCCCGGCGCTCGCGGCGGCGGATGTGGGCGTTGCCCTCGGTTCCCGCGGGTCCACGGCCGCCGTACAGGCCGCTGACGCGGTGATCGTGGACGACCGCATCGATCGGCTCGCAGACGCGGTCGAGGTCGCCCAGCGGACGCATCGGCTGGCCGTGCAGAGCGCGGTCGCGGGAATGATGCTGTCGCTGGCGGCGATGATCGCCGCCGCCTTCGGGCTGCTCGTACCCGCTGCCGGCGCGCTGGTGCAGGAGGGGATCGACGTCGTGGTGATCCTGAACGCGTTGCGGGCCTTGCAGATTCATCGTGGGCGCCGCACCGCCGAGATCGACCCTCTGGTCGCTCGCTTCACGCGGGAGCACGACCGGCTGCAGACCGCACGCGCCTCGGTTCGGCAAGCGGCCGACGCGCTGTCCCGTGGCCCCGGCCCGAGCGCCGATGCGGCCGTCCGCCACGCATTCGATCTTCTCGTCGAGCACATACTGCCGCACGAACATGCCGAGGAGTCGCAGCTGTATCCGGCGCTGGCCGACTATCTGCGCGACCCGGAGGCAATGGTGACGATGAGCCGCGAGCACATCGAGATCGAACGCCTCGTCGACCGGATCCGCCGCCACCTCGACGACTCGCCACGCGGAATCCGCGCCGACCAGATCGACGATCTGAGAGCTACCCTCTACGGGCTCGACGCGGTCCTCACCCTGCACTTCGCGCAGGAGGACGAGGCGCTGTTCACGCTGGCGCGCAATCCGGCCGACAACCCCGCGACGAGTCCAGCCTGA
- a CDS encoding long-chain fatty acid--CoA ligase: protein MTFLRKSEEPPDLSKIEKRASSVAQILVDRVAATPDTEAFRFRDGESWTSVSWEQVGDRINVLAAGLIALGIEAEDRIALVSSTRYEWVLVDFAVMCAGAATTTVYPTTNATGVAFIVANSGSRVVVAEDQTQVDKLIEHRAELPDVQQVVIFDGEGDGNWVITLDDLEERGRKLLAGSPDAVVDRICGIRPEQLGSIMYTSGTTGTPKGVRLPHSAWTYSAAAIDAVNVLGPDDLNFLWLPLSHAFGKVMLALSPLIGFPTAIDGRVDKIVENLAILHPTIVGAAPRIFEKAHARIEGMMAEEGGIKKKIFDWAIGVGLKVSRATQAGEKPSPLVSLQHKVADRLVLSTIRERFGGRLRYFVSAAAPLDRDVAQWFDAIGIIVLEGYGLTETAAASFINRPGAYRFGTVGKPFPGTEVKIAEDGEILLKSPGVMSGYHDRPDATAEAFDANGWFRTGDIGEIDADGFLHITDRKKDLFKTSQGKYVAPSAIAATFKGLCPYAGEFIVYGETRPYCVALVGLDAQAITEWAGKHDLADMPLAEIARDEKTHDVIAGYIDALNAQLDRWEQIKRFGIIDRELSVEAGDLTPSMKLRRRIVVDNLADRIDALYD, encoded by the coding sequence ATGACGTTCCTCCGGAAATCCGAGGAACCTCCCGACCTCAGCAAGATCGAGAAACGGGCATCGTCGGTCGCCCAGATACTGGTCGACCGCGTGGCCGCGACTCCAGACACGGAGGCGTTCCGATTCCGTGACGGCGAGAGCTGGACCAGCGTGTCCTGGGAGCAGGTCGGTGACCGAATCAACGTCCTCGCCGCCGGATTGATCGCGCTGGGAATCGAGGCCGAGGACCGAATCGCACTCGTGTCGTCCACACGGTATGAATGGGTACTCGTCGACTTCGCCGTGATGTGCGCCGGTGCGGCCACCACCACCGTGTACCCCACCACCAACGCCACCGGCGTCGCGTTCATCGTCGCCAATTCGGGCAGCCGTGTCGTTGTTGCCGAGGATCAGACCCAGGTCGACAAATTGATCGAGCACCGCGCCGAACTGCCCGACGTACAACAGGTAGTGATCTTCGACGGCGAGGGCGACGGAAACTGGGTGATCACTCTCGACGACCTCGAAGAGCGCGGACGGAAACTGCTTGCCGGATCCCCCGACGCGGTGGTCGACCGCATCTGCGGGATCCGGCCCGAGCAGCTGGGCAGCATCATGTACACCTCCGGGACGACCGGCACCCCGAAGGGGGTTCGGCTACCGCATTCCGCATGGACCTACAGCGCCGCCGCGATCGACGCCGTCAACGTTCTCGGCCCGGACGACCTGAACTTCTTGTGGCTACCGCTGTCCCACGCGTTCGGCAAGGTGATGTTGGCGCTGTCACCGCTGATCGGCTTTCCCACGGCAATCGACGGCCGGGTGGACAAGATCGTGGAGAACCTCGCGATACTGCACCCCACGATCGTGGGGGCCGCTCCCCGCATTTTCGAGAAGGCGCATGCGCGTATCGAGGGCATGATGGCCGAAGAAGGCGGGATCAAGAAGAAGATCTTCGACTGGGCGATCGGGGTTGGCCTGAAAGTCTCGCGTGCCACACAAGCCGGCGAGAAGCCGTCGCCTCTCGTTTCATTGCAGCACAAAGTTGCGGACAGGCTGGTGCTGTCCACTATCCGTGAACGCTTCGGTGGTCGGCTGCGGTACTTCGTTTCGGCAGCGGCCCCCTTGGACCGCGATGTCGCGCAGTGGTTCGACGCGATCGGCATCATCGTGCTCGAGGGCTACGGCCTGACCGAGACCGCCGCCGCCTCGTTCATCAACCGCCCAGGTGCTTACCGGTTCGGTACCGTCGGCAAACCGTTCCCCGGCACCGAGGTCAAGATCGCCGAGGACGGCGAGATCCTGCTCAAAAGCCCGGGTGTGATGAGCGGATATCACGACCGCCCCGACGCCACCGCCGAGGCTTTCGACGCGAACGGCTGGTTCCGCACCGGCGACATCGGCGAGATCGACGCAGACGGCTTCCTGCACATCACCGATCGCAAGAAAGACTTGTTCAAGACCTCGCAAGGCAAGTACGTCGCGCCCTCCGCGATTGCCGCGACGTTCAAGGGACTCTGTCCGTATGCCGGAGAATTCATCGTCTACGGAGAGACACGACCCTATTGCGTCGCCTTGGTCGGTCTCGATGCCCAGGCCATCACCGAGTGGGCCGGCAAGCACGACCTAGCCGATATGCCACTCGCCGAAATCGCTCGGGACGAAAAGACCCACGACGTGATCGCCGGCTACATCGATGCCTTGAACGCGCAACTCGATCGCTGGGAACAGATCAAGAGATTCGGCATCATCGACCGCGAACTATCCGTCGAGGCAGGTGATCTCACACCGAGTATGAAGCTGCGCCGCAGGATAGTCGTCGACAATCTCGCGGACCGCATCGACGCACTCTATGACTGA
- a CDS encoding universal stress protein yields the protein MSANAINPPVLVGIDGSETAAEATRWAAVDAVHHRAPLHIVYSIGAPMDFGPGIAFDQIDYDVYRAAGAAAVAAAREFATAAAAPVGDLDITTYVAEAPPIPVLLDRSKDARLLVVGTRGLGAFRRGILGSVSTAVARHAHCPVAVIPEPENYTPDRLNGPVLVGVDGSPASVRAIGIAFDEAAHRDVAVRAVLTWSEFNRYISRADMQKEAEELLSESLAGYAEQYPDLEVRRVVVEDRPARRLLAESENAQLIVVGSHGRGGFAGMTLGSVSQAVLHASDCPLIIARP from the coding sequence ATGTCCGCCAACGCCATCAATCCCCCCGTGCTCGTCGGTATCGACGGCTCCGAAACCGCGGCCGAGGCCACCCGCTGGGCCGCCGTCGACGCCGTCCACCACCGCGCACCCCTCCACATCGTGTACAGCATCGGTGCCCCGATGGACTTCGGGCCCGGAATCGCCTTCGACCAGATCGATTACGACGTCTATCGAGCGGCTGGGGCCGCGGCCGTTGCCGCCGCACGCGAATTCGCCACGGCCGCAGCCGCACCCGTCGGCGACCTCGACATCACCACCTATGTGGCCGAGGCACCACCGATCCCCGTCCTGCTCGACCGCTCCAAAGACGCGCGCCTCTTGGTCGTCGGTACTCGCGGCCTCGGTGCCTTCCGCCGCGGCATCCTCGGCTCGGTGAGCACCGCCGTCGCACGGCACGCACACTGCCCGGTCGCGGTCATCCCCGAACCCGAGAACTACACACCGGATCGGCTGAACGGCCCCGTACTGGTCGGCGTCGACGGCTCCCCCGCCAGTGTCCGCGCCATCGGAATCGCCTTCGACGAGGCCGCCCACCGCGATGTCGCGGTGCGCGCAGTTCTCACCTGGTCCGAGTTCAACCGCTACATCTCCCGCGCCGACATGCAGAAAGAGGCCGAAGAACTGCTGTCGGAGAGCCTGGCTGGTTACGCTGAGCAGTATCCGGACCTCGAGGTCCGACGGGTGGTCGTCGAGGACCGCCCGGCCAGACGCCTACTCGCCGAATCCGAAAACGCCCAACTGATCGTCGTGGGCAGCCACGGCCGCGGCGGCTTCGCCGGCATGACCCTCGGCTCGGTCAGCCAAGCCGTCCTACACGCCAGCGACTGCCCCCTCATCATCGCCCGCCCCTGA
- a CDS encoding wax ester/triacylglycerol synthase domain-containing protein — MSQSDLFSWNMERDPVLRSTIVSVLILDTDPDWDRLVETIDRGTRLVPRLRHRLVTAPFGLAPPRWALDPDFDLSWHLRRGALPEPATLSAVLEFARTEAMTAFDPARPLWRSTLLSGLSSGGCALVMTVHHSLTDGIGGIQIATALLDFDRAGTDHGHPPEPPYDHDGALRDIVAWNWSVGSDLLRGGIMATPQTAWRALTHPARSVRDSAALATSLVRLAKPITATLSPVMIERSLGRRLAVLDAPVEQIRRAARAVGCTMNDAFLTAVVIGLRRYHEQHGAAVDHLRLTMPISLRTADDPLGGNRITLARFALPVDIAETADLMRAVDAAVDGWRREPAIPLSGAVAAAFNRLPVGVVTEMLKHVDFVASNVPGSPVPLYIAGARIDAMYAFGPTIGTAVNVTMTSHAGTCYVAINADTAAIPDLATLTECLAAGFATVLRLGGECAPQADAAAEASRSTPV; from the coding sequence ATGTCGCAATCGGACCTGTTCTCGTGGAACATGGAGCGAGATCCGGTCCTGCGTTCGACCATCGTCTCGGTTCTGATCCTCGATACCGATCCGGACTGGGATCGCCTGGTGGAGACGATCGATCGCGGCACCCGCCTCGTGCCGAGGTTGCGGCATCGGCTGGTCACCGCGCCGTTCGGTCTCGCCCCGCCCAGGTGGGCGCTCGATCCGGACTTCGACCTGTCCTGGCACCTGCGACGAGGCGCGCTGCCGGAACCGGCGACCCTATCCGCGGTACTCGAATTCGCGCGCACCGAGGCGATGACCGCCTTCGATCCCGCTCGTCCATTGTGGCGCTCGACCTTGCTCAGCGGTTTGTCGAGTGGGGGATGCGCGCTGGTGATGACAGTGCACCACAGCCTCACCGATGGTATCGGTGGCATTCAGATCGCCACCGCGCTACTCGATTTCGATCGTGCGGGCACCGATCACGGCCATCCGCCCGAGCCGCCGTACGACCATGACGGCGCTCTGCGCGATATCGTGGCATGGAACTGGTCGGTCGGCTCAGATCTCCTTCGCGGCGGCATCATGGCGACGCCGCAAACCGCGTGGCGAGCCCTCACTCATCCCGCGCGGTCGGTACGCGACAGCGCCGCGCTCGCGACCTCGCTGGTCCGCCTGGCCAAGCCTATTACCGCGACGCTGTCGCCAGTGATGATCGAACGCAGTCTCGGTCGCCGACTGGCGGTGCTCGATGCACCCGTCGAGCAAATACGCCGCGCCGCGCGTGCTGTGGGCTGCACGATGAACGATGCCTTCCTGACCGCTGTGGTCATCGGACTGCGCAGGTATCACGAGCAGCACGGGGCGGCGGTCGACCATCTGCGGCTGACCATGCCGATCAGTCTCCGGACGGCCGATGATCCACTCGGCGGCAACCGGATCACGCTCGCACGTTTCGCGTTGCCGGTCGACATCGCCGAGACCGCAGACTTGATGCGCGCCGTGGACGCCGCGGTCGACGGTTGGCGCCGCGAGCCGGCCATACCGCTATCCGGTGCTGTCGCGGCGGCGTTCAACCGGTTGCCGGTCGGAGTGGTCACCGAGATGCTCAAGCATGTCGACTTTGTCGCCTCCAACGTCCCTGGTTCCCCGGTGCCCCTTTATATCGCCGGGGCGCGCATAGACGCTATGTACGCTTTCGGCCCCACCATCGGCACGGCCGTCAACGTGACAATGACCTCGCACGCCGGAACCTGCTACGTTGCGATCAACGCGGACACGGCCGCGATCCCCGACCTCGCGACCCTGACCGAATGCCTCGCCGCAGGCTTCGCCACCGTACTCCGCCTCGGCGGCGAGTGCGCACCGCAAGCCGACGCCGCTGCCGAAGCATCTCGATCGACACCGGTCTGA
- a CDS encoding GAF domain-containing sensor histidine kinase: protein MGGMDGMSIGPDLTPVTETLPQLRLRALLGEVQDRIAQIVGVRDQMDRLIEAMLVVTAGLDLDNTLRSIVHTAIELVDAGYGALGVRETDKTSTQLAEFVYEGIDDRTRVLIGDLPRGHGVLGLLFEQPKPIRLPNLSKHPSSVGFPAHHPPMHTFLGVPVKVRDEIFGNLYLTEKAGGQEFTDDDEVVVRALAAAAGIAIANARLYEQSRIRQQWLEANRDVATELLAGGEPGTALELVADRALTLTHSACTFLALPEDSDIPTEDVTELVVVAAAGAGAEELIGERIPMGESNSGEAFRSGQVVAVDELRFRPVFYEPSKFGPALILPLRAKDSVIGVLVTVQPAGAQPLDEAGQSMMAAFSDQAALALQQATTQRRVRELDVLSDRDRIARDLHDHVIQRLFAVGLSLQGTAQRARVPEVKSRLTDTIADIQSIVQDIRESIFDLHSSTTAGAPTLRKRLHAIIADMVGESGLRTTIRLAGPVSVLAPPLSEHVEAVLREAVSNAVRHAHATTVTVHLRVGDDVTIEVTDDGIGLPDDVAGMSGLANLATRAEQAGGSFSVSKGANGGTVLRWLAPLP, encoded by the coding sequence ATGGGGGGCATGGATGGTATGTCCATCGGACCCGATCTGACGCCGGTGACGGAAACATTGCCTCAACTTCGACTGCGGGCACTACTCGGCGAAGTCCAGGACCGGATCGCCCAAATCGTCGGCGTCCGCGATCAGATGGACCGCCTGATCGAGGCGATGCTGGTCGTCACCGCCGGACTGGACCTGGACAACACGCTGCGCTCGATCGTGCACACTGCCATCGAGTTGGTCGACGCGGGATACGGCGCGCTCGGCGTGCGCGAAACCGATAAGACCAGCACCCAGCTCGCCGAATTCGTCTACGAGGGCATCGACGACCGCACCCGGGTCCTGATCGGCGATCTGCCGCGTGGTCACGGTGTCCTCGGTCTGCTCTTCGAACAACCGAAACCCATTCGGCTGCCGAATCTTTCGAAGCATCCATCATCGGTCGGCTTTCCCGCCCACCACCCGCCGATGCACACCTTCCTCGGCGTGCCGGTGAAGGTTCGCGACGAGATCTTCGGCAACCTTTACCTGACCGAGAAGGCCGGTGGCCAGGAGTTCACCGACGACGACGAGGTCGTGGTGCGGGCGCTGGCCGCCGCGGCGGGTATCGCCATCGCCAACGCCCGCCTCTACGAGCAGTCCCGGATCCGCCAGCAATGGCTGGAAGCCAACCGCGATGTGGCCACCGAACTGCTCGCGGGCGGCGAACCGGGCACCGCACTGGAACTGGTCGCCGACCGGGCCTTGACGCTCACCCACTCGGCCTGCACCTTCCTCGCGCTCCCTGAGGACTCCGATATCCCCACCGAGGATGTCACCGAACTGGTGGTGGTCGCCGCCGCGGGTGCCGGCGCCGAGGAGCTCATCGGCGAGCGCATCCCGATGGGCGAATCGAATTCGGGCGAAGCGTTCCGATCCGGCCAGGTCGTCGCGGTCGACGAACTGCGCTTCCGGCCGGTCTTCTATGAGCCGTCGAAATTCGGACCCGCACTTATCCTGCCGCTACGCGCCAAGGATTCGGTCATCGGCGTGCTCGTCACCGTACAACCGGCGGGGGCGCAACCACTGGACGAGGCCGGGCAATCGATGATGGCCGCCTTCTCCGATCAGGCCGCGCTGGCCTTGCAGCAGGCGACCACCCAGCGGCGGGTGCGCGAACTCGATGTGCTCTCCGACCGCGACCGGATCGCGCGCGACCTGCACGACCACGTCATCCAACGCCTGTTCGCGGTCGGTCTCTCACTACAGGGCACAGCGCAGCGGGCCCGCGTACCCGAGGTCAAATCCCGGCTCACCGACACCATCGCCGACATCCAGTCGATCGTCCAAGACATCCGGGAATCGATCTTCGACCTGCACAGCAGCACCACCGCGGGCGCCCCAACGCTGCGCAAACGACTGCACGCGATCATCGCCGACATGGTCGGCGAAAGCGGGCTGCGCACCACAATTCGACTCGCCGGCCCGGTCTCGGTGCTGGCGCCGCCACTATCTGAACACGTCGAGGCAGTACTGCGCGAAGCAGTCAGCAACGCGGTGCGGCACGCGCACGCGACAACGGTGACGGTCCATCTGCGCGTAGGCGATGACGTCACTATCGAGGTGACCGACGACGGTATCGGCCTGCCCGACGATGTCGCGGGCATGAGCGGATTGGCGAATCTGGCGACGCGCGCCGAGCAGGCTGGCGGCAGTTTCAGCGTTTCGAAGGGCGCGAACGGCGGGACGGTGCTGCGCTGGTTGGCACCTTTGCCCTGA
- a CDS encoding 4Fe-4S dicluster domain-containing protein — MKPGDTMVIDRAGLDRLVEVLHEAEYRVIGPQERDGAIVLDDVASGAQLPAGWSVDTEPGRYRLRRRDDAAVFAHSAGPGSWKQFLHPPHRKVWEMGPDLNEQRAEDSAQRFAFLGVRGCDLAAIAILGRVLGGGTYPDTGYTGRHAGLFVVAVNCTEPGGVCFCVSMGTGPGVSKGYDLALTETIDDDGHRFLVDVGSESGADVLAHLTTRRAETTDVTTARTAVDAAAGRMGRSMPDADLPTVLRESHESPQWQNVASRCLTCGNCTMVCPTCFCTSAEDVTDLTGDHAERWERWVSCFELDYSYQHGGSVRQSGESRYRQWLTHKLGTWHDQFGSSGCVGCGRCIAWCPAGIDITAEMTALAEGGASDRS, encoded by the coding sequence ATGAAGCCTGGCGACACCATGGTGATCGACCGCGCGGGCCTGGACCGCCTCGTGGAAGTACTGCACGAGGCGGAGTATCGGGTCATCGGTCCGCAGGAGCGCGACGGTGCGATCGTGCTGGACGACGTTGCGTCCGGAGCGCAACTGCCCGCCGGGTGGAGCGTAGATACCGAGCCCGGACGGTATCGGCTGCGGCGCCGCGACGATGCGGCTGTGTTCGCGCATTCGGCCGGGCCCGGCTCGTGGAAGCAGTTCCTGCATCCGCCACACCGCAAGGTGTGGGAGATGGGACCTGACCTGAACGAGCAACGTGCCGAAGACTCCGCACAACGGTTTGCGTTTCTCGGCGTGCGTGGGTGTGATCTCGCCGCGATCGCGATCCTGGGCCGTGTACTCGGAGGTGGGACATATCCCGACACCGGATACACCGGTCGCCACGCGGGCCTGTTCGTGGTCGCGGTGAACTGCACCGAGCCGGGAGGCGTGTGCTTCTGTGTCTCGATGGGCACAGGGCCCGGCGTCTCCAAAGGATATGACCTCGCGCTCACCGAAACGATCGACGACGACGGGCATCGCTTCCTGGTCGATGTCGGCAGCGAGAGCGGAGCAGATGTGCTCGCGCACCTCACCACGCGGCGCGCCGAAACCACTGACGTCACCACTGCCCGGACGGCGGTCGACGCTGCTGCCGGACGGATGGGCCGGTCGATGCCGGACGCCGACCTGCCCACCGTGCTTCGCGAATCCCACGAGTCGCCGCAGTGGCAGAACGTGGCATCTCGGTGCCTCACATGTGGCAACTGCACGATGGTGTGCCCTACCTGTTTCTGCACTTCCGCCGAGGACGTCACCGACCTGACCGGCGACCACGCCGAACGCTGGGAACGCTGGGTGTCCTGCTTCGAACTGGATTACTCCTACCAGCACGGCGGCAGTGTCCGGCAGTCCGGCGAGAGCCGGTACCGGCAGTGGCTCACCCACAAGCTCGGCACCTGGCACGACCAGTTCGGCAGTTCCGGCTGCGTCGGCTGCGGACGCTGCATCGCTTGGTGCCCGGCAGGGATCGACATCACCGCCGAAATGACCGCGCTCGCCGAAGGGGGTGCCAGTGACCGCAGTTGA
- a CDS encoding universal stress protein encodes MTAQHHDDPHRLASAEIVVGIDGSEAADLAVRWAAETASQRGRGLRIVHGLDLAAAGAVYGIYDVIMPPVIDAIRREGADLVRTARRLAHRVDPTLTVETEVSEANPAHLLIELSETAHLVAIGAQGEGGTLSHLGSTLLAVASHGRGPVVAVRDTGTEQQTRRIGPVVLGADAGPVSSAAVAAAFAESSERNTQLVAVHAWSDLYYDRFAGLPYTITDHDAETAGQAILAEQLAGWQEKYPDVQVIRKVYLSRPRRALLEWSRSAQLVVVGSRGRGGFRGLLLGSTSNTLVQTANCPVMVVHPQ; translated from the coding sequence ATGACCGCCCAGCACCACGATGATCCACACCGACTGGCGTCGGCCGAAATAGTGGTCGGCATCGATGGCTCCGAAGCAGCCGACCTCGCCGTCCGATGGGCCGCCGAGACGGCGTCGCAGCGGGGCCGCGGCCTGCGGATCGTGCACGGCCTGGACCTCGCTGCCGCCGGGGCCGTCTATGGGATCTACGACGTGATCATGCCCCCGGTGATCGATGCGATCCGCCGCGAAGGTGCGGACCTGGTCCGTACCGCGCGTCGCCTGGCTCACCGAGTGGATCCGACGCTGACCGTGGAAACCGAAGTCTCCGAAGCCAATCCGGCACACCTGCTGATCGAGCTGTCCGAAACCGCGCATCTGGTCGCGATCGGTGCGCAGGGCGAGGGCGGCACCCTGAGCCATCTCGGGTCGACACTGCTCGCCGTCGCCAGCCATGGCCGCGGCCCGGTCGTGGCGGTCCGTGACACCGGCACCGAACAACAGACCCGGCGCATCGGCCCGGTTGTGCTCGGCGCCGACGCCGGACCGGTCAGCTCGGCTGCGGTGGCGGCCGCGTTCGCCGAATCCAGCGAGCGCAACACCCAACTCGTCGCCGTGCACGCCTGGAGCGATCTGTACTACGACCGCTTCGCCGGACTCCCCTACACGATCACCGACCACGACGCCGAGACCGCCGGACAGGCGATCCTCGCCGAACAGCTCGCGGGCTGGCAGGAGAAATACCCGGACGTGCAGGTCATCCGCAAGGTGTACTTGTCGAGGCCGCGCCGGGCACTGCTCGAGTGGTCGAGGTCCGCTCAACTTGTTGTGGTCGGCAGCCGAGGCCGCGGCGGATTCCGCGGACTGCTGCTCGGCTCCACCAGCAACACACTGGTGCAGACCGCGAATTGCCCGGTCATGGTCGTCCACCCGCAGTAA